In the Staphylococcus sp. IVB6240 genome, one interval contains:
- a CDS encoding S41 family peptidase has product MKPFKSKKSGTTTYVPLKYVVISILFTIIITAAIILTILWYWKNTSTDPSIQKNAEKLGEVYEVIATDYYKNKDKELLLEDAIKGMTKSLKDPYTEYMSTEETKSFNEDVSGDFVGIGAEMEQKNEKIYIASPIKESPAEKAGIQPKDELIAVDGKPVKGKQLTEIVKEVRGKEGTTVKLLINRNGDEKEFSIKRETIHVESVKHEKHGQTHVFKINKFQEGTSDELKAAIEKAQKQGAKHILIDLRNNPGGLLDEAVNMANIFVDKGETVVQLEKGKQTRQITTDHARLKGIEKLDVGILMNEGSASASEVFTGALKDHGIAKVYGEKSFGKGIVQTTREFSDGSLLKFTEMKWLTPKGHYIHEKGIKPDVEIKGAAYENMKVIPSDKTFKVGDKSEYIKSLKTGLDALGYDVGEMNENFDSTLEEAVRSFQSDQKVESDGVFNRKTNEKLTEQLVNKSTEEDVMLDLTLKKIGE; this is encoded by the coding sequence ATGAAACCATTTAAATCAAAAAAATCTGGAACGACAACTTATGTTCCACTGAAATATGTTGTCATAAGTATTCTATTCACCATCATCATTACAGCTGCGATCATCCTTACGATCTTATGGTATTGGAAAAACACTTCAACGGATCCGAGTATTCAAAAAAATGCTGAAAAACTCGGTGAAGTCTATGAAGTAATTGCAACTGATTATTATAAAAACAAAGACAAAGAATTATTACTTGAAGATGCGATAAAAGGGATGACCAAAAGTTTAAAAGATCCATATACAGAATATATGTCAACTGAAGAAACAAAATCATTCAATGAAGATGTCTCTGGTGACTTTGTCGGAATTGGTGCTGAAATGGAACAAAAAAATGAAAAAATCTATATCGCCAGCCCAATCAAAGAATCACCTGCAGAAAAAGCGGGTATTCAACCAAAAGATGAACTCATTGCTGTAGATGGAAAACCTGTAAAAGGGAAACAATTAACTGAAATTGTTAAAGAAGTTCGAGGTAAAGAAGGAACCACTGTTAAATTATTAATTAACCGTAATGGCGATGAAAAAGAATTTTCAATTAAACGAGAAACCATTCATGTAGAAAGTGTTAAACATGAGAAACATGGCCAAACACATGTCTTTAAAATCAATAAATTCCAAGAAGGCACTTCTGATGAATTAAAAGCTGCTATTGAAAAGGCACAAAAACAAGGTGCCAAACATATTTTAATTGATTTACGAAATAATCCAGGTGGACTACTTGATGAAGCTGTCAATATGGCGAATATTTTTGTTGATAAAGGTGAAACAGTTGTCCAACTTGAAAAAGGCAAGCAAACACGTCAAATTACAACAGATCACGCACGCCTCAAAGGTATTGAAAAACTTGATGTCGGTATCTTAATGAATGAAGGTTCTGCTAGTGCTTCAGAAGTCTTTACAGGGGCATTAAAAGATCATGGTATCGCAAAAGTATATGGCGAAAAATCATTTGGTAAAGGCATTGTTCAGACAACAAGAGAGTTCAGCGATGGCTCACTATTAAAATTTACTGAAATGAAATGGCTCACACCGAAAGGCCATTATATTCATGAAAAGGGCATTAAACCAGATGTTGAAATAAAAGGAGCAGCATATGAAAATATGAAAGTCATTCCGTCAGATAAAACTTTCAAAGTTGGAGATAAATCTGAATATATTAAATCACTTAAAACTGGACTCGATGCGCTCGGTTACGATGTCGGCGAAATGAATGAAAACTTTGATTCTACATTAGAAGAGGCAGTGCGTAGTTTCCAATCAGATCAAAAAGTGGAATCTGATGGGGTATTCAATCGTAAAACCAACGAAAAACTAACTGAACAACTGGTGAACAAATCAACTGAAGAAGATGTCATGTTAGATCTTACACTCAAGAAAATAGGAGAGTGA
- a CDS encoding phosphatase PAP2 family protein, translating into MTQWKRILCMFICMVLFVFIAFFHTSDLGVWIDDHVYKWIFSTHSDVMTWVFLVVTHIGEVIGMAILTTMMVLLLMKYGYRTEALYIALTMILAGLTNPILKHIFNRERPSIMRLIDISGFSFPSGHAMGSTAFFGSLLYIAIRILKGKSKVFMMVFSILMILLICASRIYLGVHYPTDILAGILGGLFFVIFTQMILRKPLNIS; encoded by the coding sequence ATGACACAGTGGAAAAGAATATTATGTATGTTTATTTGTATGGTGTTATTTGTATTCATCGCATTTTTCCATACATCTGACTTAGGTGTATGGATTGATGATCATGTCTATAAATGGATTTTTTCAACGCATAGTGATGTCATGACATGGGTATTCCTTGTGGTTACACATATTGGAGAAGTGATAGGTATGGCCATCTTAACAACAATGATGGTGTTGTTATTAATGAAATATGGCTATCGAACTGAAGCACTTTATATAGCACTTACTATGATTCTTGCTGGTTTAACAAATCCGATTTTAAAACATATTTTTAATCGTGAACGTCCTAGTATCATGCGTTTGATTGATATTTCAGGCTTCAGCTTTCCTAGTGGCCACGCAATGGGATCAACGGCTTTCTTTGGTAGTCTCCTCTACATTGCTATTAGAATTTTAAAAGGAAAGTCAAAAGTTTTTATGATGGTGTTTTCAATTTTAATGATCTTATTAATTTGTGCATCACGTATTTATTTAGGTGTTCATTACCCAACAGATATTTTAGCAGGGATTTTAGGTGGCTTATTCTTTGTAATCTTCACTCAGATGATTTTAAGAAAACCTCTTAATATTTCCTAA
- a CDS encoding HAMP domain-containing histidine kinase, translating to MKQPTLKTKWTLVTTVITFLIIFIFCLLIIYAVSSLLKQHELEDAEHSADELYQLLANKPLKDITPLDFSSVTTNHQKVILYDRNGTHIMENENASDVQFIPEFEKVSDRSVRIIKNSQGSFIIVSNPIHTNHFKGYSTIIHPLDVFDDLLNFITYLALIFGLIALFVTATISYAFSAQITQPINIITDKMTQIRRNGFQEKLEVPTSYEETDALIDNFNSMMMKLEDAFNQQRQFVEDASHELRTPLQIIQGHLNLIQRWGKKDPAVLEESLTISLEEMNRITKLVEELLLLTKDDPKSIENQIEQVDVNLEIKNRLNSLKQIHPDYQFEFETNQDFIYLNMNAFHLEQILLIFIDNAIKYDQENRHICIKTKHINQRVLIEIKDHGMGIPKEDQEHIFNRFYRVDKSRSRQQGGNGLGLSIALKMVKLYDGHITVNSEEGSYTIFTISFNSMKHH from the coding sequence ATGAAACAACCGACACTAAAAACAAAATGGACACTTGTCACGACGGTCATTACCTTTTTAATTATTTTTATATTTTGTCTGTTAATTATTTATGCTGTCAGTAGCTTATTAAAACAGCATGAACTGGAAGATGCGGAACACAGTGCAGACGAACTTTATCAGCTACTTGCTAACAAGCCTTTAAAAGATATAACACCATTAGATTTTAGTTCGGTAACAACCAATCATCAAAAAGTGATTTTATATGATCGTAATGGCACACATATTATGGAAAATGAAAATGCTTCAGATGTTCAGTTTATACCTGAATTCGAAAAGGTTTCAGACCGCAGTGTACGCATCATTAAAAACAGCCAAGGCTCATTTATTATCGTATCAAATCCAATTCATACAAATCACTTTAAAGGTTATTCAACCATCATACATCCACTCGATGTATTTGATGATCTCCTGAACTTCATTACATATCTTGCACTTATTTTTGGTCTTATTGCATTATTTGTGACAGCAACTATTAGTTATGCTTTTTCGGCTCAAATTACACAGCCTATTAATATCATTACAGATAAAATGACACAGATTAGACGCAATGGATTCCAAGAAAAGCTAGAAGTGCCAACAAGTTATGAAGAAACGGATGCATTAATTGATAACTTTAATAGTATGATGATGAAATTGGAAGATGCGTTTAATCAACAACGTCAATTCGTTGAAGATGCATCACACGAACTGAGAACACCCTTACAAATTATTCAAGGTCACTTAAACTTGATTCAGCGATGGGGAAAAAAAGATCCAGCCGTTCTTGAAGAATCATTGACAATTTCACTTGAAGAAATGAATCGTATTACTAAGTTGGTTGAAGAATTACTTCTCTTAACAAAAGATGATCCGAAATCTATAGAAAATCAAATTGAACAAGTTGATGTGAATTTAGAAATTAAAAATCGCTTGAACTCATTAAAACAAATTCATCCTGATTATCAGTTTGAATTTGAAACAAACCAAGATTTCATTTATCTCAATATGAATGCATTTCATCTTGAACAAATTTTATTAATCTTCATTGATAATGCGATTAAATATGATCAAGAGAATCGTCATATTTGTATTAAAACAAAACATATTAATCAACGGGTCCTTATCGAAATAAAAGATCACGGAATGGGCATACCAAAAGAAGACCAAGAACATATCTTCAATCGCTTCTATCGCGTTGATAAATCTCGTTCACGACAACAAGGTGGTAATGGCTTAGGTTTATCTATTGCATTGAAAATGGTTAAGCTCTATGACGGTCACATTACTGTGAATAGTGAAGAAGGGTCGTACACAATATTTACGATCAGTTTTAATTCTATGAAACATCATTAA
- a CDS encoding response regulator transcription factor, with protein sequence MKNVLIIEDEQNLARFIELELKHENYEVAIKNDGLSGLNTALQQDFDIILLDLMLPGIDGLEVCKRLRKQKDTPIIMITAKGEIYDKVLGLDYGADDYIVKPFEIEELLARMRALVRRSSDDQHSSKDIVEVSGIVIDKSAFHVSYGEQKIELTKTEFDLLLVLAENKNHVLHREQILNHVWGYDSEVETNVVDVYIRYLRNKLKAIQKEKIIETVRGVGYVIRQ encoded by the coding sequence ATGAAAAATGTATTAATTATTGAAGATGAACAAAACTTAGCACGCTTTATTGAACTTGAATTGAAACACGAAAATTATGAAGTGGCAATTAAAAATGATGGGCTATCAGGTTTAAACACAGCATTACAACAAGACTTTGATATTATTTTATTAGACTTGATGTTACCCGGTATTGATGGATTAGAGGTGTGCAAACGACTGCGTAAGCAAAAAGATACACCCATTATTATGATTACAGCAAAAGGGGAAATATATGACAAAGTTCTAGGACTTGATTATGGTGCCGATGATTATATTGTGAAACCTTTTGAAATTGAAGAACTATTAGCGAGAATGCGTGCGCTTGTGAGACGTTCTTCTGATGATCAACATAGTTCAAAAGACATAGTTGAAGTCAGTGGTATCGTCATTGATAAGAGTGCTTTTCACGTTTCATATGGCGAGCAAAAAATAGAACTGACAAAAACAGAATTTGACTTACTACTCGTCCTTGCAGAAAATAAAAATCATGTCTTGCATCGTGAACAAATTTTAAATCACGTATGGGGCTATGATTCAGAAGTTGAAACAAATGTCGTCGATGTCTATATTCGATATTTGCGCAATAAATTAAAAGCCATTCAAAAAGAGAAAATTATTGAAACAGTTCGTGGCGTAGGGTATGTGATACGTCAATGA
- a CDS encoding PTS glucose transporter subunit IIA encodes MFKKLFGKGNEASKDIKVYAPITGEYVKVEDIPDPVFAQKMMGDGFGIQPSEGKVVSPIEGVVDNVFPTKHAIGLKADNGLEVLVHIGLDTVQLNGEGFETHVESGDRVNVGDTLVTFDLDYINANAKSTISPIIITNFADHVESHQLHDVTTLEKGETLVFDVTVK; translated from the coding sequence ATGTTTAAAAAGTTATTTGGAAAAGGCAATGAAGCGAGTAAAGATATTAAAGTATATGCACCAATCACAGGTGAATATGTGAAAGTAGAAGATATTCCAGACCCAGTATTTGCACAAAAAATGATGGGTGATGGTTTCGGTATTCAACCTAGTGAAGGGAAAGTCGTTTCACCAATTGAAGGTGTTGTTGATAATGTATTCCCAACAAAACATGCGATTGGTTTAAAAGCTGATAATGGTTTAGAAGTTCTTGTTCATATCGGATTAGATACTGTTCAATTAAACGGTGAAGGCTTTGAAACACACGTAGAAAGTGGAGATCGTGTAAATGTTGGTGATACACTTGTTACGTTTGATTTGGATTATATCAATGCTAATGCAAAATCTACTATCTCACCAATCATTATTACAAACTTCGCTGATCACGTAGAATCACACCAACTTCATGATGTGACGACATTAGAAAAAGGCGAAACACTTGTATTTGATGTGACTGTGAAATAA
- the msrB gene encoding peptide-methionine (R)-S-oxide reductase MsrB encodes MIKKDKSDLTDIEYLVTQQDGTEPPFENEYWNHYDKGIYVDKLSGKPLFTSDDKFESDCGWPSFSKAINDDEIIELVDKSFGMLRTEVRSEGSNSHLGHVFNDGPKERGGLRYCINSAAIQFIPYEKLEALGYGDTIKLFDK; translated from the coding sequence ATGATTAAAAAAGACAAATCAGATTTAACAGATATCGAGTATCTTGTGACACAGCAAGATGGCACTGAACCACCATTTGAAAACGAATATTGGAATCACTATGACAAAGGGATTTATGTCGATAAACTTTCAGGTAAACCATTGTTTACTTCAGATGATAAATTTGAATCAGATTGTGGTTGGCCAAGTTTCTCTAAGGCGATCAATGACGATGAAATCATTGAGCTTGTCGACAAATCATTTGGTATGTTGCGTACTGAAGTTCGTTCAGAAGGAAGCAATAGCCACCTTGGCCATGTCTTTAATGATGGACCGAAAGAACGCGGTGGATTACGTTATTGCATCAACTCTGCAGCGATTCAATTCATTCCATATGAAAAATTAGAAGCACTTGGTTATGGCGATACAATTAAATTGTTTGATAAATAA
- a CDS encoding YozE family protein: MKDASFYQFALTVRGRRDDKGAFAEMIFQDLDFPKYETDFDQLSNYIETEGTYSLPLSVFDSLYEEYQEWLQF, translated from the coding sequence ATGAAAGATGCCTCATTTTATCAATTTGCTTTGACAGTAAGAGGACGACGAGATGATAAAGGTGCATTTGCTGAAATGATATTCCAAGATCTTGATTTTCCAAAATATGAAACGGATTTTGATCAATTATCAAATTATATTGAAACAGAAGGCACTTATTCATTACCACTTTCTGTATTTGATAGCTTGTATGAAGAGTATCAAGAGTGGCTTCAGTTTTAA
- a CDS encoding 2-oxoglutarate dehydrogenase E1 component — protein sequence MKNDKQVSEAPVNFGANLGLMLELFDQYLEDPNSVSEDLQVLFGTIKNDNTSYSNVSTQSSSGDNTIKRVMRLIDNIRQYGHLLADIYPVNRSERTNIPKLNIEDFNLDQQTLEKIPAEIVSDHFKDIYPNAFEAIQRMEKRYKGSIAFEYTHINNNKERVWLKRRIETPYKATLNDDEKVELFKLLAHVEGFEKYLHKNFVGAKRFSIEGVDALVPMIAQIIKRAAENEIANIQIGMAHRGRLNVLTHILKKPYEMMLSEFMHTDPMAFLPEDGSLTLTSGWTSDVKYHLGGVKKIQTHGIDQQITLANNPSHLEIVAPVVTGRTRAAQDYAEQSGQLESDYNRAVPIIVHGDAAYPGQGVNFETMNLGSLEGYSTGGTVHLITNNRIGFTTEPTDGRSTTYATDVAKGYDVPIMHVNADDVEATIEAIDIAMEFRKTFHKDVVIDIVGYRRFGHNEMDEPMLTNPLPYKNIKKHETVEVIYGKKLVDEGVLKEDEMQAIMDDVQKEMRQAHDQIDKSNKNDNAEMERPENIAEPLASNESELSYDRLKEINDAMLTYPEDFNIFGKLQRILEQRRKPFESEEGLVDWAHAEQLAFASVMQEGTPIRMTGQDCERGTFSHRHAVLHDQDSNKVHIPLQHVPNQKGTFYIHNSPLSESAVVGFEYGYNVENPSSFNIWEAQFGDFANMAQMYFDNFIFSSNAKWGERSGLTFMLPHSFEGQGPEHSSARLERFLQLAAENNMTICNLSSSSNYFHLLRAQAASLGTDAMRPLVLMSPKGLLRNKTVAQPISQFTSGGFEPILVGTHDPEKVTKVILASGKMLVDLKEALSKEPNEAIALVAVERLYPFPEEEIVKFLETLPNLKTVAWVQEEPQNQGAWHFVYPKLNDIVGDKYELEYEGRPHRAAPSEGDGEIHKIVQNKIIENSLNI from the coding sequence ATGAAAAACGATAAACAGGTGAGTGAAGCGCCTGTAAATTTTGGGGCTAACTTAGGATTAATGTTAGAACTTTTCGATCAATATTTAGAAGATCCTAATTCTGTATCTGAAGATTTACAAGTGCTTTTCGGCACAATTAAAAATGACAACACATCTTATTCAAACGTATCAACACAATCGAGCTCAGGGGATAACACAATTAAACGTGTTATGCGCTTGATTGATAATATTCGACAATATGGGCATTTACTAGCTGATATCTATCCAGTAAACAGATCAGAACGTACGAATATTCCTAAGTTAAACATTGAAGATTTTAACTTGGATCAACAAACACTTGAAAAAATTCCAGCTGAGATTGTCTCAGATCATTTTAAAGACATTTATCCAAATGCTTTTGAGGCCATTCAGCGTATGGAAAAGCGATATAAAGGATCTATTGCTTTTGAATATACACATATTAATAATAACAAGGAGCGTGTATGGCTGAAGCGCAGAATCGAAACACCATATAAAGCGACCTTGAATGATGATGAGAAAGTTGAACTTTTCAAATTACTAGCACATGTTGAAGGATTTGAAAAATATCTTCACAAAAACTTCGTTGGTGCAAAGCGATTCTCAATTGAAGGCGTTGACGCACTTGTACCAATGATTGCTCAAATCATTAAACGTGCAGCTGAAAATGAAATTGCTAATATTCAAATTGGTATGGCACACCGTGGTCGTTTAAATGTGCTAACACATATTTTGAAAAAGCCATATGAAATGATGCTTTCTGAATTCATGCACACTGATCCAATGGCATTTTTACCAGAAGATGGTAGCTTAACGCTCACTTCTGGTTGGACAAGTGACGTGAAGTATCATTTAGGTGGCGTTAAAAAAATCCAAACTCACGGTATTGATCAACAAATTACGTTAGCGAACAACCCAAGTCACCTTGAGATTGTTGCGCCAGTTGTCACTGGACGTACAAGAGCAGCACAAGACTACGCTGAACAGTCAGGTCAACTTGAGTCTGATTACAACCGCGCAGTACCTATTATTGTTCATGGTGATGCTGCTTATCCAGGTCAAGGTGTTAACTTTGAAACAATGAACTTGGGTAGCTTAGAAGGATATAGCACGGGTGGTACTGTTCATTTAATCACAAATAACCGTATCGGCTTTACAACAGAGCCAACAGATGGCCGTTCAACAACTTATGCAACAGACGTCGCTAAAGGCTATGATGTTCCAATTATGCACGTCAATGCGGATGATGTTGAAGCAACAATTGAAGCCATTGATATTGCAATGGAATTCAGAAAAACATTCCATAAAGACGTTGTCATTGACATCGTTGGATATCGTCGATTTGGTCACAATGAAATGGACGAACCTATGTTAACAAACCCATTACCATATAAAAACATCAAGAAACATGAAACAGTAGAAGTGATTTATGGTAAAAAATTAGTTGATGAGGGTGTCCTAAAAGAAGACGAAATGCAAGCAATCATGGATGACGTACAAAAAGAAATGCGTCAAGCACATGATCAAATTGATAAAAGTAATAAAAACGATAATGCTGAAATGGAACGACCAGAAAATATTGCTGAACCATTAGCAAGTAATGAGTCTGAACTTTCATATGATCGTTTAAAAGAAATCAATGATGCAATGCTCACTTACCCTGAAGACTTCAATATCTTTGGTAAATTACAACGTATTTTAGAACAACGTCGTAAACCATTTGAAAGTGAAGAAGGTCTTGTTGATTGGGCACATGCAGAACAACTTGCTTTCGCATCTGTTATGCAAGAAGGCACACCAATCCGTATGACTGGTCAAGACTGTGAACGTGGTACATTCAGTCATCGTCATGCTGTATTACATGACCAAGACAGCAATAAAGTGCACATTCCTTTACAACATGTACCAAATCAAAAAGGTACTTTCTACATTCACAATTCACCATTATCTGAATCAGCAGTTGTTGGTTTTGAATATGGCTACAATGTTGAAAATCCTTCATCTTTCAACATTTGGGAAGCACAATTTGGTGACTTTGCAAACATGGCACAAATGTATTTCGACAACTTTATATTCTCAAGTAATGCGAAGTGGGGCGAACGTTCAGGACTTACATTCATGTTGCCACATTCATTTGAAGGACAAGGTCCAGAACATTCATCAGCACGACTAGAGCGTTTCTTACAACTTGCAGCAGAAAACAATATGACAATTTGTAACTTATCAAGTTCAAGCAACTACTTCCACTTGTTACGTGCACAAGCAGCAAGTCTAGGTACTGATGCAATGAGACCACTTGTATTAATGTCACCAAAAGGCTTATTGAGAAATAAAACAGTCGCACAACCTATTTCTCAATTCACATCTGGTGGTTTTGAACCTATCTTAGTAGGCACACATGATCCAGAAAAAGTGACAAAGGTCATTCTTGCATCTGGTAAAATGCTTGTTGACTTAAAAGAAGCATTAAGCAAAGAACCAAATGAAGCGATTGCACTTGTAGCAGTTGAAAGATTATACCCATTCCCTGAAGAAGAGATTGTTAAGTTCTTAGAAACATTACCAAATCTTAAAACAGTTGCTTGGGTACAAGAAGAACCTCAAAACCAAGGGGCATGGCATTTCGTTTATCCAAAACTTAATGACATCGTTGGTGATAAATACGAACTTGAATATGAAGGTAGACCACATCGTGCAGCACCGTCTGAAGGCGATGGCGAAATCCATAAAATTGTTCAAAATAAAATTATTGAAAATAGCTTAAATATCTAG
- a CDS encoding GNAT family N-acetyltransferase has protein sequence MRLATLADIEQIHFLVEEAKQLMQQDNNPQWDANYPVLEDFKKDIHEQALYVLDEDNIIKGFIVKNRDMPEWYDQFDWPLNREHVLVIHRLVASSRYPGTAQILMDYAISNAQQQQMTALLTDTFSKNQRAQKFFRKHHFIKIGEMQSDIFPFDKGEPFYAYYKILN, from the coding sequence ATGAGACTTGCCACTTTAGCAGATATTGAACAGATTCATTTTTTAGTAGAAGAAGCCAAACAATTAATGCAACAAGATAATAATCCACAATGGGATGCAAACTATCCCGTATTAGAAGACTTTAAAAAAGATATTCATGAACAAGCGTTATATGTTCTTGATGAAGACAATATCATTAAAGGATTTATCGTCAAAAATCGTGATATGCCAGAATGGTATGATCAATTTGATTGGCCACTTAATAGAGAACATGTATTAGTCATTCACAGACTTGTCGCATCCTCACGCTATCCTGGCACTGCACAAATATTAATGGATTATGCTATCTCAAATGCGCAACAACAACAAATGACAGCATTACTCACAGATACATTTTCTAAAAATCAACGTGCTCAAAAATTTTTTAGGAAACATCATTTTATCAAAATAGGGGAAATGCAAAGTGATATTTTCCCCTTTGATAAAGGTGAACCATTTTATGCATACTACAAAATATTGAATTAG
- a CDS encoding undecaprenyldiphospho-muramoylpentapeptide beta-N-acetylglucosaminyltransferase — protein MVKIAFTGGGTVGHVSVNLSLIPAASEKGYETIYIGSKEGIEREMITTQLPDTPYYPISSGKLRRYLSKENVKDIFKVLKGILDARKILKREKPQLIFSKGGFVSVPVVLAAKSLNIPVIVHESDLTPGLANKIAMKFAKKIYTTFEDTLKYVPENKGVFVGATIREDLKNGSKERGYALTGFEASKKTLLVMGGSLGSKKINETLRQELDHLLETYQVIHLTGKGLKDDQIQKPGYIQYEFVTDELTDLLAITETVVSRAGSNAIYEFLTLRIPMLLIPLGLDQSRGDQIDNANYFAQQGYAMTIDESTLSEATMTTSLEGLEQTREQLIERMQAFTESYTKEALLEKIIHDGLS, from the coding sequence ATGGTTAAAATCGCATTTACAGGTGGCGGCACAGTCGGTCATGTATCCGTAAACTTAAGTTTAATTCCAGCCGCTTCAGAAAAAGGATATGAAACGATTTATATCGGATCTAAAGAAGGTATTGAACGTGAAATGATCACAACACAATTACCAGATACGCCTTATTATCCAATTTCTAGTGGAAAGTTACGTCGTTATCTCTCAAAAGAAAACGTAAAAGATATTTTTAAAGTTTTAAAAGGAATTCTAGATGCACGTAAAATTTTAAAACGTGAAAAACCACAATTAATCTTTTCAAAAGGTGGATTTGTTTCAGTGCCTGTTGTCCTAGCAGCAAAGTCATTGAACATTCCTGTCATCGTACATGAATCTGACCTTACACCAGGCTTAGCGAATAAAATTGCCATGAAGTTTGCTAAAAAAATCTATACGACTTTTGAAGATACTTTAAAATATGTTCCTGAAAATAAAGGAGTCTTTGTAGGCGCAACAATTCGCGAAGATCTAAAAAATGGAAGCAAAGAACGTGGTTATGCTTTAACAGGATTCGAAGCATCTAAAAAAACATTACTTGTCATGGGTGGCAGTTTAGGAAGTAAAAAAATAAATGAAACGCTTCGACAAGAACTGGATCATTTATTAGAAACATACCAAGTCATTCATCTAACAGGCAAAGGCTTAAAAGATGATCAAATTCAAAAACCAGGCTATATCCAATATGAATTTGTGACTGATGAATTAACGGACTTATTAGCCATCACAGAAACAGTCGTTTCACGTGCAGGTTCAAATGCCATTTATGAGTTTTTAACCCTGCGCATTCCAATGCTTTTAATTCCTTTAGGGTTAGATCAATCTCGTGGCGATCAAATTGATAATGCAAACTACTTTGCGCAACAAGGTTATGCGATGACTATTGATGAATCGACATTATCAGAAGCGACAATGACGACTTCTTTAGAGGGACTTGAACAAACAAGAGAACAACTTATTGAACGTATGCAAGCATTTACAGAAAGCTATACGAAAGAAGCATTACTAGAAAAAATCATCCATGACGGTCTATCATAA